In Desulfovibrio aminophilus, a genomic segment contains:
- a CDS encoding cytochrome c family protein yields the protein MTCPLSGSGAGNSGRYAGTEACAGCHEKEYNNYKKYSKKAHSAKSVRIMLPKLTPAEQQECYHCHATGYGKPGGFESFEKTPQMADAGCEVCHGPGADHAESGGDTALIKAKLEVKDCEVCHNPERVSAFDYKPLIFGGAH from the coding sequence ATGACCTGTCCTTTGTCCGGCTCCGGCGCGGGGAATTCCGGCCGCTACGCGGGCACCGAGGCGTGCGCCGGGTGCCACGAAAAAGAATACAACAACTACAAGAAATATTCGAAGAAGGCGCACTCGGCAAAAAGCGTGCGCATCATGCTCCCCAAGCTGACGCCCGCCGAGCAGCAGGAGTGCTACCACTGCCACGCCACCGGCTACGGCAAGCCCGGCGGTTTCGAGAGCTTCGAAAAGACTCCTCAGATGGCCGACGCGGGCTGCGAGGTCTGCCACGGTCCGGGAGCGGACCATGCCGAGTCCGGCGGCGACACCGCGCTCATCAAGGCCAAGCTGGAGGTCAAGGACTGCGAGGTCTGCCACAACCCCGAGCGGGTGTCCGCCTTCGACTACAAGCCGCTGATCTTCGGCGGCGCGCACTAG
- a CDS encoding methyl-accepting chemotaxis protein: MNILSKMSLGMKVLVLTSFLTIGAFTTLFLANAYWQRESMLEETHDMAKLHADMVQMSIEKPMARGDNEGTAEQFDAISRRYKGMAAFLTDFNGNVTYSTDATLIRKSVLAWCSAEACKEIVTRSLKEPVEAGGLFNLGGTDFFVEVKSIKNEPACHHCHGKTKTILGSMVMAQDLTKQFAGLRMTLYKNAAISLFGMAGLLAALLLFMKFSVVNRVRGIAASANDVAGGNLDASFEVKGEDEVGGLARSLTAMVNQIKDQLQYNKSVLDGIIVPIFVTDKQRRFQFVNLPLRNILGKKDSELLGRTTSEIIRLGTEGKSITGQAIGEGRSLNGTVRYTRADGVEFPLHYEVSPLKDAQGVPVGAICVLIDLSQEERDRKNIEAQRQNLLTVANQVTEVSERLHKVSLALSSQMDGLARNVDTTAAQTGELATAMDEMNATVLEVAKNASDTADASGRSNQVARDGGSVVQQTVGEINEVAETTQSLAQSLGELSSRAENIGQVMGVINDIADQTNLLALNAAIEAARAGEAGRGFAVVADEVRKLAEKTMTATKEVEGAISLIQQSTAEVVKEMADTQGRVVKTADMARNAGGVLDEIVGQSDHIVDMVRSIATAAEQQSATSNAINENVMHISQLSKDVADGIQAANADIQGMAQMSEQLAQLVAKFRQ; encoded by the coding sequence ATGAACATCCTGAGCAAGATGTCCCTCGGCATGAAGGTCCTGGTGTTGACCTCGTTTCTGACCATCGGCGCGTTCACCACCCTCTTTCTGGCCAACGCCTACTGGCAGCGGGAGTCCATGCTCGAGGAAACCCACGACATGGCCAAGCTGCACGCCGACATGGTCCAGATGAGCATCGAGAAACCCATGGCCAGGGGCGACAACGAGGGCACGGCCGAGCAGTTCGACGCCATCTCCAGGCGCTACAAGGGCATGGCGGCCTTCCTCACGGACTTCAACGGCAACGTCACCTATTCCACGGACGCCACCCTGATCCGCAAGAGCGTTCTGGCTTGGTGTTCGGCCGAGGCCTGCAAGGAGATCGTCACCCGCAGTCTGAAGGAGCCTGTGGAGGCGGGCGGCCTGTTCAATCTGGGCGGCACGGACTTCTTCGTCGAGGTCAAGAGCATCAAGAACGAACCCGCCTGCCACCACTGCCACGGCAAGACCAAGACCATCCTCGGCTCCATGGTCATGGCCCAGGACCTGACCAAGCAGTTCGCCGGGCTGCGCATGACCCTCTACAAGAACGCGGCCATCTCGCTCTTCGGCATGGCCGGCCTGCTGGCCGCCCTGCTCCTGTTCATGAAGTTCTCCGTGGTCAACCGTGTGCGCGGCATCGCGGCCTCGGCCAACGACGTGGCCGGGGGCAACCTGGACGCCTCCTTCGAGGTCAAGGGCGAGGACGAGGTGGGCGGCCTGGCCCGCAGCCTGACCGCCATGGTCAACCAGATCAAGGACCAGCTCCAGTACAACAAGAGCGTGCTGGACGGCATCATCGTGCCGATCTTCGTCACCGACAAGCAGCGCCGTTTCCAGTTCGTGAACCTGCCCCTGCGCAACATCCTGGGCAAGAAGGACTCCGAGCTCCTGGGCCGGACCACCTCCGAGATCATCCGCCTGGGCACCGAGGGCAAGAGCATCACCGGCCAGGCCATCGGCGAGGGCCGCTCGCTCAACGGCACGGTGCGCTATACCCGCGCCGACGGCGTGGAGTTCCCGCTGCACTACGAGGTCTCCCCGCTGAAGGACGCCCAGGGCGTGCCGGTGGGTGCCATCTGCGTGCTCATCGACCTCTCCCAGGAGGAGCGCGACCGCAAGAACATCGAGGCCCAGCGCCAGAACCTGCTCACCGTGGCGAACCAGGTCACGGAGGTCTCCGAGCGCCTGCACAAGGTCTCCCTGGCCCTCTCCTCCCAGATGGACGGCCTGGCCCGGAACGTGGACACCACGGCGGCCCAGACCGGCGAGCTGGCCACGGCCATGGACGAGATGAACGCCACGGTGCTGGAGGTGGCCAAGAACGCCTCGGACACCGCCGACGCCTCGGGCCGCTCCAACCAGGTGGCCCGCGACGGCGGCTCCGTGGTCCAGCAGACCGTGGGCGAGATCAACGAGGTGGCCGAGACCACCCAGTCCCTGGCCCAGTCCCTGGGCGAACTCTCCTCGCGGGCCGAGAACATCGGGCAGGTCATGGGCGTGATCAACGACATCGCGGACCAGACCAACCTCCTGGCGCTCAACGCGGCCATCGAGGCGGCCCGGGCCGGCGAGGCCGGACGGGGCTTCGCCGTGGTGGCCGACGAGGTGCGCAAGCTGGCCGAGAAGACCATGACCGCCACCAAGGAGGTGGAGGGGGCCATCTCGCTCATCCAGCAGAGCACAGCCGAGGTGGTCAAGGAGATGGCCGACACCCAGGGCCGGGTGGTCAAGACCGCGGACATGGCCCGCAACGCCGGCGGCGTGCTGGACGAGATCGTGGGCCAGTCCGACCACATCGTGGACATGGTCCGCAGCATCGCCACCGCGGCCGAACAGCAGTCGGCCACGAGCAACGCCATCAACGAGAACGTCATGCACATCAGCCAGCTCTCCAAGGATGTGGCCGACGGCATTCAGGCCGCCAACGCGGACATCCAGGGCATGGCCCAGATGTCCGAACAGCTGGCCCAACTGGTGGCCAAGTTCCGCCAGTAG
- a CDS encoding PilZ domain-containing protein, which translates to MNQDFTERRQHHRIYLRAYAFNRQAMLRKDGEIFRLGLVDISMGGARFTISAGHATSLFSIGDLVMCSIPGLDDRGALQDLRCEVRWVDAGQLGVRFVPELSVSTADLQQILTV; encoded by the coding sequence ATGAACCAGGACTTCACCGAGAGGCGTCAGCACCACCGCATCTATCTGCGGGCCTACGCCTTCAACCGGCAGGCCATGCTCCGCAAGGACGGCGAAATCTTCCGTCTGGGCCTGGTGGACATCAGCATGGGCGGGGCCCGGTTCACCATCTCCGCCGGTCACGCCACCAGCCTGTTCTCCATCGGCGATCTGGTCATGTGCAGCATCCCAGGGCTCGATGACCGGGGCGCCCTGCAGGATCTCCGCTGCGAGGTCCGCTGGGTGGACGCCGGGCAGCTCGGCGTGCGCTTTGTGCCGGAGCTCAGCGTCTCCACCGCCGACCTGCAGCAGATTCTCACGGTCTGA
- a CDS encoding Fur family transcriptional regulator, whose amino-acid sequence METHERKQRLSRQRKVILQELCKVTSHPTADEVYDMVRRVMPRISLGTVYRNLELLCSQGLAQKIGPAGAQKRFDGNAMPHPHLRCVVCSRVVDVDYPPDLPELPEEHSHGFEVSGCCLEFVGVCPDCRAARQ is encoded by the coding sequence ATGGAAACTCACGAACGAAAGCAACGGCTGTCACGGCAGCGCAAGGTCATTCTGCAGGAACTCTGCAAGGTCACCTCGCACCCCACCGCGGACGAGGTCTACGACATGGTCCGGCGGGTCATGCCCCGAATCAGCCTGGGGACCGTGTACCGCAACCTGGAGCTGCTGTGCTCCCAGGGCCTGGCCCAGAAGATCGGCCCGGCCGGGGCCCAGAAGCGGTTCGACGGCAACGCCATGCCGCACCCGCACTTGCGTTGCGTGGTCTGCTCGCGGGTGGTGGACGTGGACTACCCGCCCGATCTGCCCGAACTGCCGGAAGAGCACTCCCACGGCTTCGAGGTCAGCGGCTGCTGCCTGGAGTTCGTGGGCGTCTGCCCCGACTGTCGCGCCGCGCGGCAGTGA
- the rbr gene encoding rubrerythrin has product MRLKGTRTEKNLLTAFAGEAQARNRYTYFAGKAKNEGYVQIQAIFEETANHEKEHAKRLYKFLEGGEVEITAAFPAGIIGSTLENLKQAAEGEHHENSEMYPEFAKIAMEEGFKDIALAFTSIGKAEVYHERRFKALAKHIEDGTVFRRGESVIWRCRNCGYLHEGAEAPERCPACDHPRAHYEEYTEKW; this is encoded by the coding sequence ATGCGTCTCAAGGGAACCCGCACGGAAAAGAACCTGCTCACCGCCTTCGCGGGCGAGGCCCAGGCCCGCAACCGCTACACCTACTTCGCCGGCAAGGCCAAGAACGAGGGCTACGTCCAGATCCAGGCCATCTTCGAGGAGACCGCCAACCACGAAAAGGAGCACGCCAAGCGGCTCTACAAGTTCCTGGAGGGCGGCGAGGTCGAGATCACGGCCGCCTTCCCGGCCGGGATCATCGGCTCCACCCTGGAGAACCTCAAGCAGGCCGCCGAGGGCGAGCACCACGAGAATTCGGAGATGTACCCCGAGTTCGCCAAGATCGCCATGGAGGAGGGCTTCAAGGACATCGCCCTGGCCTTCACGTCCATCGGCAAGGCCGAGGTCTACCATGAGCGCCGCTTCAAGGCCCTGGCCAAGCACATCGAGGACGGGACCGTGTTCAGGCGCGGCGAGAGCGTGATCTGGCGCTGCCGCAACTGCGGTTACCTGCACGAGGGGGCCGAGGCCCCCGAGCGCTGCCCGGCCTGCGACCATCCCCGGGCCCACTATGAAGAGTACACGGAAAAGTGGTAG
- a CDS encoding desulfoferrodoxin — MASIGEVYKCDTCGNIVLVVHGGAGELVCCGKPMRLMTENTVDAAREKHVPVIEVSGDTVTVKVGGVPHPMEEKHWIEWIELVADNEVYTKLLKPGDKPEASFCLCGKKPATLRAREYCNLHGLWAAGK; from the coding sequence ATGGCCAGCATCGGTGAAGTCTACAAGTGCGATACCTGCGGCAACATCGTCCTCGTGGTCCACGGCGGAGCGGGCGAGCTCGTCTGCTGCGGCAAGCCCATGCGTCTGATGACCGAGAACACGGTGGACGCCGCCCGCGAGAAGCACGTCCCGGTGATCGAGGTGTCCGGCGACACCGTGACCGTGAAGGTCGGCGGCGTGCCGCACCCCATGGAAGAGAAACACTGGATCGAGTGGATCGAGCTGGTGGCGGACAACGAGGTCTACACCAAGCTGCTCAAGCCCGGCGACAAGCCCGAGGCCTCGTTCTGCCTCTGCGGCAAGAAACCCGCCACGCTCAGGGCTCGCGAATACTGCAATCTGCACGGCTTGTGGGCGGCGGGCAAATAA
- the rd gene encoding rubredoxin, translating to MKKYVCTICGYVYDPAAGDPDNGVKPGTPFEKVPDDWSCPICGAPKDSFEPED from the coding sequence ATGAAGAAGTACGTCTGCACCATCTGCGGCTACGTCTACGACCCCGCCGCCGGAGACCCGGACAACGGAGTCAAGCCCGGCACCCCCTTCGAGAAGGTGCCGGATGATTGGTCCTGCCCCATCTGCGGCGCGCCCAAGGACAGCTTCGAACCCGAGGATTGA
- a CDS encoding FprA family A-type flavoprotein yields the protein MRPVEIKKDIWWVGVVDWNKRNFHGYSQSPLGTTYNNYLILDEKVVLVDTVDKEFASRTFCGIAQALQGRKIDYFVINHLEPDHAGSLALAVERYKPEKIYTSPMGEKALRAHFHASADWPVEVVPSGSTLPIGKRTLHFLETRMLHWPDSMLTYVSPDNLAFTNDAFGQNMATGERFADQVDRATLRRAMAEYYANIVLPYSPVVLKTLATVADMGLELDMLCPDHGLIWRGAEDVRYVLEAYREFALQKPTMKAVIAYDTMWHSTEDMAEAIADGLMEEGVSVRVMNLKANHHSAVMTELSDAGALVLGSPTHNNGILPLVGNLITYVKGLRPQNKIGAAFGSFGWSGECVKVLTQALTEMNMEVVEPGVKAKHVPTHEALGQCVELGRKVGQAVKVKVGA from the coding sequence ATGCGCCCGGTCGAGATCAAGAAAGACATCTGGTGGGTCGGCGTGGTGGATTGGAACAAGCGCAATTTCCACGGCTATTCCCAGTCGCCCCTGGGCACCACCTACAACAACTACCTCATCCTGGACGAGAAGGTCGTGCTCGTGGACACGGTGGACAAGGAGTTCGCCTCCCGCACCTTCTGCGGCATCGCCCAGGCGCTCCAGGGCCGGAAGATCGACTATTTCGTCATCAACCACCTGGAGCCGGACCACGCGGGCTCCCTGGCCCTGGCCGTGGAGCGCTACAAGCCGGAGAAGATCTACACCTCGCCCATGGGCGAGAAGGCCCTGCGGGCCCATTTCCACGCCTCCGCCGACTGGCCGGTGGAGGTGGTCCCCAGCGGCTCCACCCTGCCCATCGGCAAGCGAACCCTGCATTTCCTGGAGACCCGCATGCTCCACTGGCCGGACAGCATGCTCACCTACGTCTCCCCGGACAATCTGGCCTTCACCAACGACGCCTTCGGCCAGAACATGGCCACGGGCGAGCGCTTCGCCGACCAGGTGGACCGCGCGACCCTGCGCCGGGCCATGGCCGAGTACTACGCCAACATCGTCCTGCCGTACTCCCCGGTGGTGCTGAAGACCCTGGCCACCGTGGCCGACATGGGCCTGGAGCTGGACATGCTCTGCCCGGACCACGGCCTGATCTGGCGCGGGGCCGAGGACGTGCGCTACGTGCTGGAGGCCTACCGCGAGTTCGCCCTGCAGAAGCCGACCATGAAGGCCGTCATCGCCTACGACACCATGTGGCACAGCACCGAGGACATGGCCGAGGCCATCGCCGACGGCCTGATGGAGGAGGGCGTGTCCGTGCGGGTCATGAACCTCAAGGCCAACCACCACAGCGCGGTGATGACCGAGTTGTCCGACGCCGGGGCCCTGGTGCTCGGCTCGCCGACCCACAACAACGGCATCCTGCCCCTGGTGGGCAACCTCATCACCTACGTCAAGGGCCTGCGGCCGCAGAACAAGATCGGCGCGGCCTTCGGCTCCTTCGGCTGGAGCGGGGAGTGCGTGAAGGTCCTGACCCAGGCCCTGACCGAGATGAACATGGAGGTGGTGGAGCCCGGGGTCAAGGCCAAGCACGTGCCGACCCACGAGGCCCTGGGCCAGTGCGTGGAGCTGGGCCGCAAGGTCGGCCAGGCCGTCAAGGTCAAGGTCGGTGCATAG
- a CDS encoding OmpA family protein: protein MKKLQCSLVALAALMLLASSAFAAPKMTPKVDNFILFQDYSGSMAMDYKGGAKSKIALAKETLLAMNAKIPALPYKGSLYTFGPYGKLQELKPYDKAGLDAAIGKLKTDYEIYGRQTPMGDGMMALDPVIGASSGRIAVILLTDGENNLGTDPVAEAKALYAKYGNRLCIHVVSYADTAHGKRIVDELRAISKCAVFVEGAALKDGAVMDQFVKDVFYDMGAAPAASDKEIIVFRSLNFGFDKYAITDEMIPSLEQALMLLKQRPELEIVVEGHTDSIGTEVYNQGLSERRAKSVADWLVKNGIDSQRIESVGYGKMKPKYDNSTAEGRALNRRVEIRSK, encoded by the coding sequence ATGAAAAAACTGCAATGTTCGCTGGTCGCCCTGGCCGCGCTCATGCTGTTGGCCTCTTCGGCCTTCGCCGCGCCCAAGATGACCCCGAAGGTCGACAACTTCATCCTCTTCCAGGACTACTCCGGCTCCATGGCCATGGACTACAAGGGCGGCGCCAAGAGCAAGATCGCCCTGGCCAAGGAAACCCTGCTGGCCATGAACGCCAAGATTCCGGCCCTGCCCTACAAGGGCTCCCTGTACACCTTCGGCCCCTACGGCAAGCTCCAGGAACTCAAGCCCTACGACAAGGCCGGTCTGGACGCCGCCATCGGCAAGCTCAAGACCGACTACGAAATCTACGGCCGCCAGACCCCCATGGGTGACGGCATGATGGCCCTCGACCCGGTCATCGGCGCCAGCTCCGGCCGCATCGCCGTGATCCTGCTCACCGACGGCGAGAACAACCTGGGCACCGATCCCGTGGCCGAGGCCAAGGCCCTCTACGCCAAGTACGGCAATCGCCTCTGCATCCACGTGGTCAGCTATGCCGACACCGCCCACGGCAAGCGCATCGTCGACGAGCTGCGCGCCATCTCCAAGTGCGCCGTGTTCGTCGAGGGCGCGGCCCTCAAGGACGGCGCGGTCATGGACCAGTTCGTGAAGGACGTCTTCTACGACATGGGCGCGGCCCCCGCCGCCTCCGACAAGGAAATCATCGTCTTCCGCAGCCTGAACTTCGGCTTCGACAAGTACGCCATCACCGACGAGATGATCCCCTCCCTGGAGCAGGCCCTCATGCTGCTCAAGCAGCGCCCCGAGCTGGAGATCGTGGTCGAAGGCCACACCGACTCCATCGGCACCGAGGTTTACAACCAGGGCCTGTCCGAGCGCCGCGCCAAGTCCGTCGCCGACTGGCTGGTGAAGAACGGCATCGACTCCCAGCGCATCGAGTCCGTGGGCTACGGCAAGATGAAGCCCAAGTACGACAACTCCACGGCCGAGGGCCGGGCCCTCAACCGCCGGGTTGAAATCCGCAGCAAGTAG
- a CDS encoding methyl-accepting chemotaxis protein, translating into MSLKAKLILFCLFIGLLPLLVMGVYSVERASGSLSAQSFGRLESVRDIKKKALEDLLDTWRREARIFGAVKEVYSAVGLLRDQGMGLPKGARMDVADPAYLDSLSYVAGAFKPFVEVLGYEDALLVDDYGRVLYSHRRGRDLGEDLKDGPFKDSPLAKAWSRVRAARNVVFVDFEPYGPDGDKPAAFVAAPVFSHTGALEGMAALRIPLAAINALMTLRSGMGDTGESYLVGPDGLMRSDSRRRPEIHSVAGSFADPARGRVDTAAARAALDGKTDAAVGASFDGEKRLAAFAPVDMGGTAWALVSEMAADEAFAAVSDLRLAALVLGCVTALLVALGGLLFLRRELLGPLDALGRYVSAVTNGDFAAAPPARFKAEIGALARGVGRMVAELKNKLGFSQGILMGLTVPCLVSDTDSKVSFVNRPLLDLLECDGAPESYVGHRVSEFLQRPESEKTITRRCFEADRAITGEERDLTGRLGRKVKARVDAAPLYDLDGALIGAFAVVVDLTGIREQEARISTQHGLLSEVTEQADAISHEVAESAQSLSRRVELVAAGAMTQAERIIEASSAIDEMSMTLAEAAANAQAASESTTESMNRAQGGLAVMDQSNRAFVRARELSSGLADEMHALGGTAQSIGGIIDVIEDIADQTNLLALNAAIEAARAGEAGRGFAVVADEVRKLAEKTMNATRQVAENVTAIQQAAGGNVKRSEEVARAVEEAGGLVAESGKALADIADLSVNTAAQIRHIAEVSSQQSRAHAEITRSVGQIRNISGETRDEMGQAAEAVAGLARTAGRLKEVIRSARASE; encoded by the coding sequence ATGTCCTTGAAAGCCAAGCTCATCCTCTTCTGCCTGTTCATCGGCCTGCTGCCGCTGCTCGTCATGGGCGTCTACAGCGTGGAGCGGGCCTCCGGCAGCCTCTCGGCCCAGTCCTTCGGGCGCCTGGAATCCGTGCGCGACATCAAGAAAAAGGCCCTGGAGGACCTGCTGGACACCTGGCGGCGCGAGGCCCGCATCTTCGGGGCCGTGAAGGAGGTCTACAGCGCGGTGGGGCTCTTGCGCGACCAGGGCATGGGCCTGCCCAAGGGCGCGCGGATGGACGTGGCGGACCCGGCCTACCTGGACTCCCTGTCTTACGTGGCCGGGGCCTTCAAGCCCTTCGTCGAGGTCCTGGGCTACGAGGACGCCCTGCTCGTGGACGACTACGGCCGGGTGCTCTATTCCCACCGCCGGGGCCGCGACCTGGGCGAGGATCTGAAGGACGGCCCGTTCAAGGACTCGCCCCTGGCCAAGGCCTGGAGCCGGGTGCGGGCCGCCAGGAACGTGGTCTTCGTGGACTTCGAGCCCTATGGCCCGGACGGAGACAAGCCCGCCGCCTTCGTGGCCGCTCCGGTGTTCAGCCACACCGGGGCCCTGGAGGGCATGGCCGCGCTGCGCATCCCCCTGGCCGCCATCAACGCGCTCATGACCCTGCGGTCAGGCATGGGCGACACGGGCGAGTCCTATCTCGTGGGCCCGGACGGGCTCATGCGCTCGGATTCCCGCCGCCGACCGGAGATCCATTCCGTGGCGGGCTCCTTCGCCGATCCGGCCAGGGGCCGGGTGGACACGGCGGCGGCGCGCGCGGCCCTGGACGGAAAAACCGACGCGGCCGTGGGCGCGAGCTTCGACGGCGAGAAGCGCCTGGCCGCCTTCGCTCCGGTGGACATGGGCGGAACCGCCTGGGCCCTGGTTTCGGAAATGGCCGCTGACGAGGCCTTCGCCGCGGTGAGCGACCTGCGCCTGGCCGCCCTGGTCCTGGGCTGCGTCACGGCCCTGCTCGTGGCCCTGGGCGGCCTGCTCTTCCTGCGCCGCGAACTCCTGGGGCCGCTGGACGCCCTGGGGCGCTACGTCTCGGCCGTGACCAACGGCGATTTCGCGGCCGCCCCTCCGGCGCGCTTCAAGGCCGAGATCGGCGCCCTGGCCCGGGGCGTGGGCCGCATGGTGGCGGAGCTGAAGAACAAGCTCGGATTCTCCCAGGGCATCCTCATGGGCCTCACCGTGCCCTGCCTCGTCTCGGACACGGACTCGAAGGTCTCCTTCGTGAACCGTCCCCTGCTCGACCTGCTGGAGTGCGACGGCGCGCCGGAGAGCTACGTCGGCCACAGGGTCTCGGAATTCCTCCAGCGGCCCGAGAGCGAGAAGACCATCACCCGCCGCTGCTTCGAGGCCGATCGGGCCATCACCGGCGAGGAGCGCGACCTCACCGGCCGCCTCGGGCGGAAGGTCAAGGCCCGGGTGGACGCGGCCCCGCTCTATGACCTGGACGGCGCGCTCATCGGGGCCTTCGCCGTGGTCGTGGACCTCACCGGCATCCGCGAGCAGGAGGCCCGCATCAGCACCCAACACGGACTGCTGAGCGAGGTCACGGAACAGGCCGACGCCATCTCCCACGAGGTGGCCGAGAGCGCGCAGAGCCTCTCGCGCCGGGTGGAGCTGGTGGCCGCCGGGGCCATGACCCAGGCCGAACGGATCATCGAGGCCTCCTCGGCCATCGACGAGATGAGCATGACCCTGGCCGAGGCGGCCGCGAACGCCCAGGCCGCCTCCGAGAGCACCACCGAGTCCATGAACCGGGCCCAGGGCGGCCTGGCGGTCATGGACCAGTCCAACCGGGCCTTTGTCCGCGCCCGCGAACTCTCCTCCGGCCTGGCGGACGAGATGCACGCCCTGGGCGGCACGGCCCAGTCCATCGGCGGGATCATCGACGTGATCGAGGACATCGCGGACCAGACCAACCTCCTGGCGCTCAACGCGGCCATCGAGGCGGCCCGGGCGGGCGAGGCCGGGCGGGGCTTCGCCGTGGTGGCCGACGAGGTGCGCAAGCTGGCCGAGAAGACCATGAACGCCACCCGCCAGGTGGCGGAGAACGTCACCGCCATCCAGCAGGCCGCCGGCGGCAACGTGAAGCGCTCGGAGGAAGTGGCCCGGGCCGTGGAGGAGGCGGGCGGGCTGGTGGCCGAGAGCGGCAAGGCCCTGGCGGACATCGCCGACCTGTCCGTGAACACGGCCGCCCAGATCCGGCACATCGCCGAGGTCTCCAGCCAGCAGTCCCGGGCCCATGCCGAGATCACCCGCAGCGTGGGCCAGATCAGGAACATCTCCGGCGAGACCCGCGACGAGATGGGCCAGGCCGCCGAGGCCGTGGCCGGTCTGGCGCGCACGGCGGGCCGTCTCAAGGAGGTCATCCGCTCCGCGCGGGCCTCGGAGTGA
- the rfaD gene encoding ADP-glyceromanno-heptose 6-epimerase, translating to MYIVTGGAGFIGSAMVWKLNQMGVTDILVVDELGRDEKWKNLVNLKYEDYLHKDQFFKMLLKGENPFEADAVIHMGANSSTTEADADELMENNYRYTQMLCRFALNHGVRMINASSAATYGDGSRGFSDDHAGLERLKPLNMYGYSKQLFDLWALRSGALERLASLKFFNVFGPNEHHKGDMMSVICKARKQIRETGRMRLFKSYRPDYPDGGQMRDFVWVKDCVDVMWWLLEHPEANGVFNVGTGKARTWNDLARAVFAALSLEPVIEYMEMPETLRGKYQYFTQAEMGKLRAAGYEAPFTSLEDAAREYVQDYLEREDPHLGN from the coding sequence ATGTACATAGTCACCGGCGGCGCCGGATTCATCGGCAGCGCAATGGTTTGGAAGCTCAACCAGATGGGCGTCACGGACATTCTGGTGGTGGATGAGCTCGGCCGGGACGAGAAGTGGAAGAACCTGGTGAACCTCAAGTACGAGGACTACCTGCACAAGGACCAGTTCTTCAAAATGCTGCTCAAGGGCGAGAACCCCTTCGAGGCCGACGCGGTGATCCACATGGGCGCGAACTCCTCCACCACGGAGGCCGACGCCGACGAGCTCATGGAGAACAACTACCGCTACACCCAGATGCTCTGCCGCTTCGCCCTGAACCACGGGGTGCGGATGATCAACGCCTCCAGCGCGGCCACCTACGGCGACGGCTCCCGGGGCTTCTCCGACGACCACGCCGGGCTGGAGCGGCTCAAGCCCCTGAACATGTACGGCTACTCCAAGCAGCTCTTCGACCTGTGGGCCCTGCGCTCCGGGGCCCTGGAGCGCCTGGCCTCGCTCAAGTTCTTCAACGTATTCGGGCCCAACGAGCACCACAAGGGCGACATGATGAGCGTGATCTGCAAGGCCCGCAAGCAGATCCGCGAGACCGGCCGGATGCGTCTGTTCAAGTCCTACCGCCCGGACTATCCGGACGGCGGGCAGATGCGCGACTTCGTCTGGGTCAAGGACTGCGTGGACGTCATGTGGTGGCTCCTGGAACATCCGGAGGCCAACGGGGTGTTCAACGTGGGCACGGGCAAGGCCCGCACCTGGAACGACCTGGCCCGGGCGGTGTTCGCGGCCCTCTCCCTGGAGCCGGTCATCGAGTACATGGAGATGCCCGAAACCCTGCGGGGCAAGTACCAGTATTTCACCCAGGCGGAGATGGGCAAGCTCCGGGCGGCGGGCTACGAGGCCCCCTTCACCTCGCTGGAGGACGCGGCCCGGGAGTACGTCCAGGACTACCTGGAGCGGGAAGACCCGCACCTCGGGAACTAG